A stretch of DNA from Babesia bovis T2Bo chromosome 2, whole genome shotgun sequence:
CCATGCAACATAAAATTGTACCCTGCATAAATTGCACGCACCCTCTTCTAAGTCCAGGCTCTTTATAAATGCAGTTGGTACAAATTTTTACCTGCTTTTTGTCAACACAGCTTGAATGTGATCTCCACATAGTTTCTAATTTGTCAAAAATACAACATGAACAGCTAGAGTTCGTCTGAATCTCACGGTTAAACGATCGCAAAATACGGTTGTATTGGCCTACAAAATCGTTGATCGCCCAGCAAAACATATCTTTGACCTCTTTCAAAATTGAATAACGCTCTGATACTGAAGTATATGAATCATTAGCGCAACCATATGTACCGGTGGACTTAATAGTACCAAGCTTTGCCTCAAGAAGCAAAAAATACATCACCAAGTAGTCAGTCAACCATTTATTACTTTCGTAGTCAAACTCAATCCATCTGTCCCAGTAACCACGCGGTAAGAGAGACCACGGTTGGTTTTCACGGAATACTCGCTTAAATAAATGCATCTTTTCACTTTGATTAGCCCATCCCATCTCCACTTTCTCCTCCTCATCGTCATATGTTTCTGATCGAGCTTTAAGGACGGCAAACACAGCATTCCTTAAACTGTTAACGTCACAGTCAACGTCGTTTATACGATCTACAGGCAGCCACCTCAAGATGGCCACAGCAATCATTATTATCAATACAAAAATGATGTGTTGAATAACTACCGTATGCTTTATGTCACCGATACGACCCTTGGTAGATATATAAGTGGAGAGAATACCGCAAAATGGTGATATGGCCCAACCAAATGCGGTTAAAAGTATCAGATGCCAACGTTCATATTTGGAAAAGTACTTTGTCGAGCCGTCAACTGAGTAAGATGGGTAATTATCCCCGGATTCGTCTGGTAGTTGATATGAAAGCCAGGTGAATACTGCTGCCGTAAATAAAATCAATAGACAGAACATGGGCATTAGTTTGTATATTAGCACTGGCGTACTACGAGATCCAGGAAAAAATACCTCACAACCACTTAAGTGAACGAATGACGATCCCTTCGGTATCCATATCGACAGACATGCACCCATTAGAAATAACATCAGACGGATGGACCTGCCTCTAGGTCCTCCTCCTGTATAAGCATGCTGAGCATAAAACAAAGACTCGCACTGTACCACGTTAGACACGATGGATATACATACAAGAATCCATTGTATAGTCCCGTTAAAGCGCGGTCCAGACTCACCGTAGAACCACAGGTAACTGGCCAATGCGGTGTACAACATAAAAAGTAACCAAATGTATCTGCATAGCGACGATGTGGACACAGACGCAAATAGCAAAGTGCCAGCGATTACCAAAACAGCTAGGAACAAGTTGATTCTTTTAAGAAAGTACCATACCACATGACTTTCATGGTAGCTTAATCCCAGATATTTCAAAAAGTCATATAAGTCCAGATTCATGAAAGAATACAGTATGTTCGAACAAAGACCCAGCAGAAAGCAGGTAAGCTGGTACGTACGATACAATACAAAGCTTTCCAACATCTGCGCATTATCCAGTGAGTTAGATTCGATTATCTATAGTCTTCATACGACATCTTGCCCGATTCCATGCAACAAAACGCTGTTGTTGCACCAAAGAACTCATTTCAACGTACACATCAGCACTAAAAAGAGCAAAAAGTTGACATTGCACTAGTATACTAATGCTATATAGGCCGTGTCTATTCACAGTTATAATTTACGAACCAACGGCACCATGCAATATGCCCACACCACCCAAGAATAACTGAGGATGTCATTAGGTACTCAGAGTCACACATCTAGCGTCTTCATCGATGCTGGttataacataaacaaTTATTCATTTTAAACGAGCGAGTTATAATGCATTcgtattatatacacatgtaTGCTACGGTCATTCATAGACGTGGATGTCTAATCTCCGGGTTATCAAAATTGATACCATCAGGTATACATTTTGTATAAAGTACCTCTATATTACAGTGTTTACCAGCTTATATTCCTTTAAGGACGTGTTTCTTTATTAAGGATAGTACCACTTTAACAGGATTAATGGGACATAGGCTTACATGTAGTAATATACCATATAGTTGAGTGTTAACATACTTCTTGCTCCATTTAATCTTCTATTTTCAACGGATATTAACAATCCATATTCTATGACAGGGTTTTATTACCATATAGGTCACCAATGTCAAAATCAAAGCTATCGCTGAAGGATCATATTATTAAGTGTATcctataaatatataaataatccCAAATAGAACATAATGATCAATAGTCACATGGTGTCCCTGACCTCACTAGGGTACGCGCGTAGTGCAAAGGTATAACAATGCTGACGCGCACTAAACACTACGAGATATTACCAAATGAATAAATAATTATTTAATGAGTCCTACGCATTCGTTGTTGGTAGAACACCTGTAATTATTGGGGTACAATTGCGGTATAACTTATACCAGCAACGGAAGTCCCCTTGCGTGCTTTTTATTATCTAAAGCGTTAAATATTGCGTTTCCTAGTgaataatacacattataaCGTCAATATGTATACGTCGACTATAGTACTGCGTCTGCAGTCGCCATATAAAGGTGGTAAGTTTTGTAGATAATATCACATGATCCATTGCTATATTGTAAATCTCACGATATATAGGCTTGTTAATTAAACGTACTTTTGCTACGACTCCACCAATACACCATCTACCGCCACCTCCACCTAGGGAGTACAATGAGGATGGCACACCTAAGAGATATCGCAACTCGAAGCCTATGTACAAGCACAAATACAATTGGGAATATTGGACATTGCGTCCTGCTGGCATGTTCCACACGGTATTAGTTGGGGAATTCGGTAGGCAACACAGACCATGGACTGCTTTTCTGTTGCAGTACCCATCGCATGTGGTTGCCATACCCTTCATACTTACTTTGTTTACCATGGCTTTCATTTTCCAAAACTCGTTCCTTATTGGTATTAAGCCTAAGCGTTATACCATTGAGTGGATAGAAGCACAGAAGGAAAGGGAGCTTGCTGAGAACACCAATCCCATCACCAGATACCTTGACAGAAGGCGCCGTGTAGGTTTTATACATTTATTTATAAACGCCTCAGGAACGTGGATCAACTTGGATGCTTCGCCAGTACATGCCAAGCCACCCCTACTTTGTTTTCCTTGGTGACTACTACAAGGACCCGGACGCCGAATAGGTGACACCAACTCAGTTTAATGAACTTGTACCTTAAATTTTGTACTACCACCTTTTGCTACCGTATATAGATATGCAAATCTCGTTGTTGTTTTCATAGAACATCTCAGTTTATATGGACACAACACAGTGTCGGTACTATGTATACCGCAATACAAGGCCACATTGACACTATGCAGGAATATATCTACGTTTTTTAGATATTAAAGTGGTTCCATGACATTTGACAGATAGTACAAGATATGACACTCTTTAGGAGGTATCTGCCGGTAAGCTGACGGAAGTAGTGAGCTGTGGAGGACGGTATCCTTTAGTGTATCTATGATATCTTATCGATAGATTCCATGCAGCTTACCGATTGTAACTCCATAATTCCGTAAGTAGTGAGTCGAAAGGGGGGCCTGCAAGTGTAAGATCTCGAATAACACAGTGGTACTGATACGGAGAGAACTCTTCGTGGTGGTTGATAACGGACTTGGATAGCATGTTAACCATAGGCAGGTTGGTCATCTCACGTCGTTTCAATGCACGCTGACATAATATATCTAGGTGCACTCAAGACTTACTAGAACTCTGGATGTTCTTTGATAATCCACTGGCTCAAAATGGGAGACCATGTGGTAGACATCTCGGCACAAGATATTGAAGCAGTCTGTAGTCACACATTTATGCTTGGATAGAACTTCAAAGAGCTTCGGGACGTCGTAGAGATCATTTTGAAAACCACAGCGCACTATTTCCTTATTAATTTGCTCAAGGAATTGCACTTTCTTAGCAGGATCGCTATGGCCCTTATAAGCAAATTCAGCTGCATACGTCAGTTGGCCCTTAGTCATGCGACTCAAATGCTTCTCAATGGCATCAAGACACTTTATAAACGTCTGGCAGAACTTATACATAAGTTATTTGACCTACTGTCGACATGTTATCAACCTCACGAGGAAGTATAGCAGACACGTGCTTCCCAATTTCAGCGATGCTATACCAGGATTAAACAATAAATACGAATACCAACCAAGACGGAGGATAGTCATAAGGGtgttttgcgatatcctCAAGTACCGTTGAGAAAAGAGGTACATCGTTTACCTTGGATATGACAAATGCCCTGATAACCCTGGTAATCACAAAAGGGTCGTTGGTAGATGGGTCCTTGATATACATCCGTGCCATGATTGAGAGTGCATCAAAAAGTTGTAGATCACGGTGCTTAGCTACAGAGAAAGCTTCCGCTGGGCAGAATGAAACACGTGTCATGGCTAATTACCTAATCCCAGTACATCATGCATCGTTGGCAATTGCACTTGTACTGATTTGGGTTGAATTAAGTTTGCGATACAATGTCTAGAGGATGCCTCACCCATTGAAGTGGTGGGAGCACTCGGAATTGGAGAGAAGCGTTTTTGCATCTCCAAAGATATGGATCCTAATAATCCATAGTTGTATACCATGCATTTCCCGTAGGCCTATAAATCCATGATATCACATTGGACACCCAGTGTGCTACTTTTCTGGAGTGCATCACCCAACGTACCTTGGCAACTAAAATTAGGTCTTTGTTACTCGCCACGTGGAGCTTTTCATTACAGTGACGAGCCAGTTGGGCAAATAGGTACTTCGAATGGAGACGACACCTTCCAAAGGCATTAGCCACAGTTGCCAATTGCGCGAATGTATATCTTTCCGCATTCTCACATATAACGAGGGACAGACGATCAAGTGTACGAATTGCGCGTAGTTTCCCCAAGTAATTGCATATCCCAGGAAGGTCTATTATGGATCTAGTATCGCATAGTCTAACATACCAATGAAATACTTAGCGTGTTTAATGATATTCTTGGAAATAAATTGAAACCGCCAATCGGAGGTGTCCACATCCTTCATATCACACAGACGTCTAAGCGCCAATACGTAGTGGTACGCCTTTTTGCGTTTGTGCCTGTTAACAATATAGATGTATTCTATTCAAATACCTGAAGTATATCCATGCATCGAGGACGCCGTTAGCACTGGTTGCTGCAGCGATGCGCTTGGGAAGCTCCCATAGGTATGATGCAGATGCTTTAGCTGCCTGGTAGGATGCATGGTAATTGAACACTATACGTTGAGTGTTTTCTATAGAACGTGGTTTGATGTAACGCTCGATATATCGATTCCAATTACCTTTGCCAATACGTTTGTGGAATCTGTAGTAAGCAAAACTTCTACGACCAACGGTAAATGGATTATCGATACCTATATGCCCCCAAATATGGAAGATTTGATCCGCTCGAGGAAACGCGTCATTCATGCTCGTCGCAAAAGGGCTGCATCTTACAGGGGGCCATTTAGGCCTCAGATGCAGACACGGCGGTCGCATCTACAGTCATTTACTCTGAACACAAGATGAAATAAGTACACCTGAATTGAGAAGTGGACACATTGagttatacacattaaataGTTGACCTGGTATCAAAAAAAAGAATATTAGatgatgtgtatgtgtaGGAGGCTCTAGGATATAATATTGGAATACAGCAAATTGCTAACAGACAAAAAACATTCTAAACTGCCTCAGGGTTATTTAGGAAACATCACTACCGGTTCCAAATGGAGCAAAAGTCGGCAAATAACGACACAATCGCACGAATCAATGAACTTAGTAAAATAAGGAAGGACATTGAAGTTGAAATGGAGGCACTTCTAAATTATCTAAACAGTGAAGAATGCAAACACGTTGGCATGAAAGGACCACTGGTTGATGAAGAACAATACCCGAGAAGCGACATTGACATCTGTGCGGTAAGAAACGCTCGACATCGGATCAATTGCCTACATACGGACTACAAAGAACTAGAAGATAAGCTAGCACAGGCGCTACATGAACTGCACAACAAGAAAGATGTTGTATAGTTCCATGAGGTATATAGAGGCCAATTAACCGTATTTTAATATCGATTACGCACTGAGCTACTCAATCCCATATAATTTACCGTTACTACCAAACATATGATATACTTtagtacatatataactcCGGAATCTACATGGCGAATGCTTATTGGTACAAGATTATGGAACTGTTATCGAAGATGGGAAAAAGAACGAAAGCCTACATCTGATTgccacatatacacatccaATTACACAAGTATTAAATGATAACATTGTTTGTCCATAGCAATTCGTACGAATGACTCATGTTTAAATGTCGTTAGCCCCCATATCCCGGTCGAATGGCACATGAGGGTCTGCTAAACGTTGGTAGtacagtatatattttagcaaaaacgatcatatgaatataatacacaacAAAACGTTGTTAACCTGACCGTTGTATAGATAGCTGGACTAGTGCTTGCGTATAATCCCATACAGACTAATTTTTGTGTCGGTGGATCGtttgtgtatatttcaCGCTGGAGCCTTATCTGTCGAGCTTTTGTTATGGTAAACTAACCATTTGAAAgaacaaatatattatcaatATTGTTGATTGTCACTCCCGGACTAATAAAAAGGTGTTACCTTTGAGCTGCCAGCACCTGCCTTGTTAATCGTATACGTTCGTTTGAAGTTAGTCGTTCTTTGGCGATATATATCCTGGTATTGTATAGCAGTGCCGGTAAATGGTCATTTTCGTTAATAACCCTTGTTGTGCAACACAGAGCTTTTAAGGATCCTGTCTCACATACCTTGGGAATGTCGTGCAACTCCATGTATTGATCTTTATAAAAAACGAAGATGGCGCATCACGGTTACCACTCGGATAATACGCGTGCTACCCATGATTCTCACGGTTTTCCAATGATGTTTCCTGGACATTCAGGTCCTCACGGACCTGCTATGCATCAGATGCATTCAAACTATATGCCTGGTTCAGCTCCTTCCATGGCTGGCCCTTATCCAATGAGCTACACCCAGTACGGAAATTCAAGTCCAGGTTGGAGACAAAAGGGGTCTCACGATCGAACATACGGTGCTCCATACAGACAACCAGCGCCTGATGCGCGTCCTCGCAAAGGTAGACCAGTTAGGGGACAGTATGGCGGTGCGGTGAGAACAGCGCTCCTGTTAGAAAATGCAGTCGACGATTACCGATTTGTTGATGAGGACATTAGGGAGCTGTTCAGTAACTTTGGTGGGATAAGCAAGTTACAGATACATCCTACGCTCGCTGTGGCGGAAATCACGCATATCGATGAGTCAGGTGCGATGGCAGCGATAAATGAGCTTAATGCCCTGACGATACCAGGCGTGGGAACGTTGAAGTGTGTTGAGCTGCGCAGCGGTCAAACAATAGATAGCCTAATCGCAAACATGCAGCCGTTTGACCATCGTCGTCATCCTAAAGGTTACACAGCCAATCCGTATAGTGATACGCGCCATGGCACTGCATATTCCTCACCAGCCCCTGTTTACGCAAGAGTAGCGCGTTTGGAGTTGGTGGAATTGTTTTCTTTTGAACCTGAATTTGATGTTACCACTGCAATCCTCGGGCCGCAGAACGGTAATATAGAGTATATAATGAGGAACTCTGATGGTGTGGTGGACATCGCAATAAAAGGTAAACCCTTGAATTCTGCACCGCCTATCGATAGATTACATGTATGCCTGTCCTCGCATGACCTGAATGCCTACTTCAAAGCGCTGCACATGCTGGAGGATCTCCTGACGAGTGTATGCGAAAAGTTCGTGGCCTTTGCACGTGGTCAAGGTCACCACGTTCCGAGTTCTGTAGGATTTCGTCGACATGAATACCAAGGCGTAAATGGCAACCTAGAATACCTTGGCGTAACTGATCATCCGAAATCGTGGTTACCTAAGAGACGCAGTAATACTCCGCAGCACATGCTTGCGCCTTCGCATAGGCCACCGTACAAAAGAGTGAACGACCGGCCACGAGGAGGGCCTCATAGATCTGTTGGTGGTCCCAGGTTCAGTTACAGATCCGTCAACCGAGCTAATACCGCGCTGTCGTAGGTTAGTATCTGGACGGTGGACGATAGTAGTCCAATGTCGCACTGCCAGGCCATAAGGAACAATCACTCAAAGTAATGTCCTGTTCCACTTCGCAGAAACATCGGCGAGCTTAACAGAAGTTAAAACAACCTTTCCAATTTGCACAGCCAGTGGCCTAAACCAGACTATTCATAGAAATGCCCTATTAACGAAAATATGTAATAGATATTTGATAATATTAGTACCCACGTTGTGGCGGGAACACCTAGAGTTTAGAACAGGCGGAACTGTTTCCTAGGGTTACCGAAAATTTGGTTCTTTTCAACCTTAAGAACGTTGAAACGAACTGTTTTCGATAGGGGCCTGCACTGACCAACAGTGACAATGTCTCCGGCAGTGGGCTCGAAGCATGGAGAGCAGTGGCAGGGAATGTTCCTGTGGCGCTTCTCAAAACGATTGTACTTCTTCACATAGTGAAGGTAGCTCACACGCATGATGATGGTACGCTTCATCTTGGCGGAGAGAACCATTCCCCTGGATGAAAATTAGCCAAAGCAACAAAATGCAGTCTACGGGTGTGACATAAAACCGAACTTACTTGATAATCCTTCCACGGATTGAGACATTGCCAGTGAATGGGCACTTCTTGTCAATGTAGGTGCCTTCCTTAGCCTCCTTGGGAGTCTCGAAACCCATACCAACATCTTTGTAGTAACGAGACTTACGTCCCAATTTCTGAAACTTCAAAACGCTGACATTGGGCTGCTTTTGGTAAGCTTTGTGGACCTGAACGAATGTGTAAAGCCTCATAAGAACGTGATTCGACAGATATGTTATACCGTTTGACGACACATGGCCATAAAAAACGTTATATACTGTCCTGAATTTATATGTGCTAATATCTTACCTGAACATCTCCGCGATCCATCTTGACGATATATAGTACTAACACAGTCGAGCGTTAATTGTCGTGGCCTTGAGTAACAATGAACTCTAATACCGATAAAAAACAAGGGTTATATGTTTAAACGCCCTTTGTGATCATATAATAAAGCGAAAAGCAACGTTGGATAAAAGTTAGGCTACGGCGAAGGCGCTCGAGCGAATGGGGCAGGCAAGGCCCTGGCTGGATGGGGAGGTAGAGGAGGCAGTAACTTAGTTTTATACTACAAATACAACTTGCAACGCACAAATTTAGTCTTTGTTTGTAATTTCATAAGgtaaaatgaaattataTGTCATGGCAAATTTGTTTGGTCTACTATTTGGCACGCTTGTAATACAGGATAGATTCCAAGGTTTATAGACTTATGTGTTGTGTCTAATCTAGTTTTTGTTTAACGTAGTATAGTGTACTATATGCCCAGGGTCTAATTCTTAGGCCATTACATCCCATGGTAATCATTTGACACCTTCTTAATTACTGTGCAATTTTTTCCGGAACCATAGGAATATTTGCATTTTGTACCTAGATTATATTAGTTTTATCATggttttatttttatatcattactATAACCTGTGTTATCATGGTCTAATATCGATTCGTCCTTCTTGATTCCACACATCTCTTTAACATTTGTTATATCGTATTTCTTGTGTGATAAATTATAATTTCCATATCTAGCGGCAATTCAGTTGCTATATATCACAAATAGATTTCATTTAGCTAATGCTGTGCCTCTCGTAGTCATCCATgggtatatataacgagATGAGTAGATCCATTGATGTTTTCAAGCCCGTATAGTACTCGATGATGTGTGTTTATACGTTGTGAAGTGATGTCTACGCTTGGTATCTGGCAGCTGAAGTCAGTTGTTCTTAAATACAGTGAGACTGGCCATAGCAGTAGAGGAGTAAGGTACTATTTGCGACACCTCTTGGATACGTTCCAACGCCGTCACCCGCATGTGGAGGTCAAAACTCAACATGAGCAATATGAGCTACCCTCAGTGTTATTTAGGTACGTCTAAGGACGTGTCAATTGTTGCATACCTTGTGACTTAACACTCGTGGTTACTTGTCTTTACTGAACTAAGCTTTATTGGTTACAGTTATCTCGATGGGTCAAAGTATAATATTAGCCTGAAAGATTTAGAAGCGCGCCATATTGAGGAGATAATACAACTCCATTGCAATTCAGCTGGTGGTATGGAGTTTTTAAAACACGGCGGGTCACGAGTATGGACAACAAACAGGTCCATACAGGTACGTATAGAGTGTTATATTGccatgggatgtatgcTGCTACAGGGTCTTTGGAAACCTACACAAGAATCGCAAAATGTCGCATTATCATGGTTCAAATCGAAGGATGCACTTTCCAAAGGGAGAAAATTAACACCTAGGTAGGTTTTCACTATCACTGCATGTCGATGACATTTAGTTTATTATGTCTACGACCTATACATACATCGCCATTGTTTGATGCTGATGCCATCCTAGGTCGCTCCCTAAATATTCCGCAAAATCATTGGTACTCAACTGCGATGCAGTAAAAGGAAATGGCCGATGGGGAGATGAGAAGGTCTTTCCTCGCGGCTTTGATCAGCAATACCTAAAAGACATTTTTACACGGCCATttattgatgatgaaatagCACGCACACGATATACTCGTGAATGTGATCGCAATGATGCATCGTAGATGAACTATTCCTGTTTACAGGGACTTAATATAGTTGCAAACATTAACATGGTGTCCACTTATTCTCCCGGTTCAGAGCTATATGGGCAACATTCTAGCAGCCCCTTTAAAGAACCGTAGCATGATGTTTTCCGTTCAGATTTGCTCAATATCCCTCTCAAAACGGATGTCAACCGAAGAACATTTGCATTGTCCG
This window harbors:
- a CDS encoding 26S proteasome non-ATPase regulatory subunit 9 domain protein, which encodes MEQKSANNDTIARINELSKIRKDIEVEMEALLNYLNSEECKHVGMKGPLVDEEQYPRSDIDICAVRNARHRINCLHTDYKELEDKLAQALHELHNKKDVV
- a CDS encoding CG8, which produces MYTSTIVLRLQSPYKGGLLIKRTFATTPPIHHLPPPPPREYNEDGTPKRYRNSKPMYKHKYNWEYWTLRPAGMFHTVLVGEFGRQHRPWTAFLLQYPSHVVAIPFILTLFTMAFIFQNSFLIGIKPKRYTIEWIEAQKERELAENTNPITRYLDRRRRERGSTWMLRQYMPSHPYFVFLGDYYKDPDAE
- a CDS encoding putative 40S ribosomal protein S11, whose translation is MDRGDVQVHKAYQKQPNVSVLKFQKLGRKSRYYKDVGMGFETPKEAKEGTYIDKKCPFTGNVSIRGRIIKGMVLSAKMKRTIIMRVSYLHYVKKYNRFEKRHRNIPCHCSPCFEPTAGDIVTVGQCRPLSKTVRFNVLKVEKNQIFGNPRKQFRLF
- a CDS encoding Mitochondrial ribosomal protein L51 / S25 / CI-B8 domain family protein; amino-acid sequence: MSTLGIWQLKSVVLKYSETGHSSRGVRYYLRHLLDTFQRRHPHVEVKTQHEQYELPSVLFSYLDGSKYNISLKDLEARHIEEIIQLHCNSAGGMEFLKHGGSRVWTTNRSIQGLWKPTQESQNVALSWFKSKDALSKGRKLTPRSLPKYSAKSLVLNCDAVKGNGRWGDEKVFPRGFDQQYLKDIFTRPFIDDEIARTRYTRECDRNDAS